One stretch of Caloenas nicobarica isolate bCalNic1 chromosome 4, bCalNic1.hap1, whole genome shotgun sequence DNA includes these proteins:
- the LCORL gene encoding ligand-dependent nuclear receptor corepressor-like protein isoform X6: protein MEKGTDRMAAAAPAPPAAASQCRSPRCTAERRGVRRELDSWRHRLMHCVGFESILEGLYGPRLRRDLSLFEDCEPEELTDWSMDEKCSFCNLHKETVSDRASVIGSSQSTPTEELSSQGQSNTDKIECQAENYLNALFRKKDLPQNCDPNIPLVAQELMKKMIRQFAIEYISKSSKIQENRNGSSFEPSLICKSIQMNQTENSLQEEQDSPLDLTVNRTQEQNTQQGDGVLDLSTKKSARLEEPKYDPLCSENSVSGRLHRHREDYVERSAEFADGLLSKALKDIQSGALDINKAGILYGIPQKTLLLHLEALPAGKPAPFRNKTHDFNDSYSFKDSKETCAVLQKVALWARAQAERTEKSKLSLLETSELKFPTASSYLHQLTLQKMVTQFKEKSESLQYETSSPTVQLKIPQLRISSVSKPQSDTAGLLDVMYHVSKTSSVLEGSALQKLKNILPKQNKIECSAPVTHSSVDSYFLHGDLSPLCLNAKNGTVDGTSENTEDSLDRKDNKQPRKKRGRYRQYDHEIMEEAIAMVMSGKMSVSKAQGIYGVPHSTLEYKVKERSGTLKTPPKKKLRLPDTGLFNMTDSGTGSCKNSSKPV, encoded by the exons gttttgaaagtattttagaaGGGCTTTATGGACCAAGGCTACGAAGAGACCTCAGTTTATTTGAAG acTGTGAGCCAGAAGAGCTAACTGACTGGTCTATGGATGAGAAATGCTCCTTTTGTAATTTACACAAAGAAACAGTCAGT GATCGTGCATCGGTTATTGGTTCTTCACAGTCAACGCCTACAGAGGAACTGTCATCTCAGGGCCAGTCCAACACTGATAAGATTGAATGCCAAGCAGAAAACTATCTAAATGCACTCTTTCGAAAGAAAG ATCTTCCTCAGAACTGTGATCCTAACATTCCCCTAGTTGCTCaggaattaatgaaaaaaatgatcCGTCAGTTTGCGATTGAGTACATCTCAAAAAGTAGCAAAATTCAAGAGAACAGAAATGGTTCATCGTTTGAACCAAGTCTGATATGTAAAAGCATCCAAAtgaaccaaacagaaaactccCTTCAGGAAGAACAGGATAGCCCTCTAGACCTCACTGTGAATCGAACTCAAGAACAGAATACTCAGCAAG GGGATGGAGTGCTAGATCTCTCTACAAAGAAAAGCGCAAGGTTGGAAGAACCAAAATATGATCCGTTGTGTTCTGAAAACTCAGTGTCTGG GAGACTacacagacacagagaggaCTATGTGGAAAGAAGTGCTGAGTTTGCAGATGGTTTGCTCTCAAAAGCTTTGAAAGACATTCAGTCTGGAGCACTGGACATAAATAAAGCAGGCATACTTTATGGCATACCTCAAAAAACTTTACTTCTCCACTTAGAAGCCTTACCAGCAGGAAAGCCTGCAccttttagaaacaaaactcaCGATTTCAATGATAGTTATTCGTTTAAAGACAGTAAAGAAACTTGTGCGGTCCTACAAAAAGTAGCCTTGTGGGCAAGAGCTCAAGCAGAGCGCACAGAAAAAAGTAAACTCAGTCTACTTGAAACCTCAGAATTAAAATTCCCAACAGCTTCCAGTTACCTCCACCAGTTAACTCTACAGAAAATGGTCActcaatttaaagaaaaaagtgaaagtcTACAATATGAAACTTCAAGTCCTACTGTACAATTAAAAATTCCTCAGCTAAGAATAAGTTCTGTGTCCAAACCACAGTCTGATACTGCTGGTCTTCTGGATGTTATGTACCATGTTTCTAAAACCTCCTCAGTCTTAGAAGGATCAGCTCttcaaaaattgaaaaatatactCCCTAAACAGAACAAAATTGAATGTTCTGCACCTGTAACTCACTCAAGTGTTGACTCCTACTTTCTGCATGGGGACCTCTCTCCTTTGTGTCTTAATGCTAAGAATGGGACAGTAGATGGAAcctcagaaaatacagaagataGTTTGGATCGTAAAGATAATAAGCAACCAAGAAAAAAACGTGGCCGCTATCGGCAGTATGATCATGAAATAATGGAAGAAGCAATTGCAATGGTAATGAGTGGGAAAATGAGTGTTTCCAAAGCACAAGGAATTTATGGGGTACCTCACAGCACTTTAGAatataaagtaaaagaaagatCTGGAACATTGAAGACTCCGCCGAAGAAGAAACTCCGATTACCAGATACTGGCTTATTTAATATGACAGATTCAGGGACTGGCAGCTGCAAAAATAGTAGCAAGCCTGTGTAG